A genomic window from Silene latifolia isolate original U9 population chromosome Y, ASM4854445v1, whole genome shotgun sequence includes:
- the LOC141634417 gene encoding putative mediator of RNA polymerase II transcription subunit 26c codes for MDLDDVRRILFNSEIDIWSLIDSAIKVASLDYGDQLIAHRDSIVAKLYSNCPNCDTETRVETSNANGFMSNASVMAVFGTEEEEEEDKEAVMVKEEEEHHQKELEQRVVDEDDEFEYDEEKRIFSIKEQLEDPNQTEDSLVDLLQTLADMDITFKALKETDIGRHINRLRKHPSNDVRQLVKLLVRKWKDLVDEWVRANTSSGADGDLPQQNISKNHPSGHHNQVPDFGYSPNPHNGSFGSDKSEYKPKAFSAHTPPPQRAPPAKQTPALQPNRQKQVAADPDRLASARKRLQENYQEAQNAKKQRTMQVLDIHELPKGKAKNSFFGRNKGGFQRR; via the exons ATGGATTTAGATGATGTAAGAAGAATTCTGTTTAATTCAGAGATTGATATATGGAGTTTGATTGATTCTGCTATAAAGGTAGCTTCTCTAGATTATGGTGACCAACTTATAGCTCATAGAGATAGTATTGTTGCCAAACTATACTCAAATTGCCCAAATTGTGATACTGAAACTAGAGTTGAAACCTCTAATGCCAATGGGTTTATGTCCAATGCCTCGGTAATGGCGGTTTTTGGgacggaggaggaggaggaggaggataagGAGGCGGTGATGgtgaaggaggaagaggagcaTCACCAGAAGGAGTTGGAGCAAAGGGTtgttgatgaagatgatgaatttgagtatgatgaggaAAAACGAATTTTTTCTATTAAAGAACAACTTGAAGATCCTAACCAG ACTGAGGATTCACTAGTTGATTTGCTTCAAACTTTAGCTGATATGGATATTACCTTCAAAGCTCTCAAG GAAACTGATATCGGGAGGCACATAAATCGATTGAGAAAGCACCCATCAAACGATGTTAGGCAATTAGTTAAACTACTCGTCAG GAAATGGAAGGATTTAGTTGATGAATGGGTTAGGGCAAATACATCCAGTGGAG CCGATGGAGATTTGCCACAGCAGAACATTTCCAAGAATCATCCGAGTGGTCATCACAATCAG GTTCCTGATTTTGGCTACTCACCAAATCCACACA ATGGAAGTTTCGGGTCTGATAAGTCGGAATATAAGCCTAAAGCTTTCTCGGCTCACACCCCTCCTCCACAAAGAGCCCCACCGGCTAAACAAACACCAGCTCTTCAACCCAAT AGACAGAAACAAGTAGCAGCTGATCCCGATAGGCTGGCTTCTGCTAGGAAGCGGCTTCAGGAGAACTACCAAGAAGCGCAAAACG CCAAAAAGCAACGAACAATGCAAGTATTGGACATCCACGAGCTACCGAAGGGTAAGGCCAAGAATTCCTTCTTTGGAAGAAACAAAGGCGGTTTTCAGAGGCGCTAG